A portion of the Poecilia reticulata strain Guanapo linkage group LG23, Guppy_female_1.0+MT, whole genome shotgun sequence genome contains these proteins:
- the gnsa gene encoding N-acetylglucosamine-6-sulfatase isoform X2, with amino-acid sequence MEFNRYCLRSFLSCLLICVTLWSEQSYGLFGQTNRRPNIVLILTDDLDIAMGGLKPLTKTKKLIGDAGITFTNAFVASPLCCPSRASILTGKYPHNHHVINNTLEGNCSSSAWQKSQEPQTFPALLKSFGGYQTFFAGKYLNQYGHSDAGGLEHVPPGWSYWVALEKNSKYYNYALSVNGKTQKHGADYSRDYLTDVLANRSLDFLQYKSSYQPFFMMVSTPAPHSPWTAAPQYKDRFNNTKAPRDPNFNVHGKDKHWLIRQAKTPMSNSSVKFLDDAFRKRWRTLLSVDDLVEKIVKKLEVRGELENTYIFFTSDNGYHTGQFSLPLDKRQLYEFDIRVPLMVRGPNIKPNQTSQMPVANVDLGPTILDIAGYNVSKTQMDGMSFLPIMQGKMNSSSWRTDILVEYEGEGRNVSDPACPLLGPGVSECFPDCVCEDSYNNTYACVRTVAPSANLQYCEFDDNEVFVEVYNMTADPYQLKNIAKTIEQEVLEKMNHRLMMLQSCSGQTCRTPGVYDRRFKFNPQQLFSSRSWRLSRLGQ; translated from the exons ATGGAGTTTAATCGCTACTGTTTGAGGAGCTTTTTGAGTTGTTTGCTAATCTGCGTCACTCTTTGGAGCGAGCAAAGCTACGGGTTGTTTGGACAAACCAACCGGAGACCAAACATCGTTTTAATCCTCACTGACGACCTGGACATCGCTATGGGCGGCTTG AAGCCGTTGACCAAGACTAAGAAACTAATTGGTGATGCTGGGATAACCTTCACAAACGCC TTTGTCGCCAGTCCTCTCTGCTGCCCGAGTCGAGCCAGCATCCTGACGGGGAAATACCCCCATAACCACCATGTCATCAACAACACGCTGGAGGGGAACTGCAGCAGCTCGGCCTGGCAGAAGAGCCAGGAGCCGCAGACTTTCCCCGCTTTGCTGAAGAGCTTCGGAGGATACCAAACCTTCTTCGCAGGGAAATACCTCAACCAG TATGGACATTCTGACGCTGGTGGATTGGAGCATGTTCCTCCAGGCTGGAGCTACTGGGTGGCACTG gagAAAAACTCTAAATACTACAACTACGCTCTGTCAGTGAATGGGAAGACTCAGAAACATGGAGCGGACTACAGCAGAGATTACCTGACCGATGTGCTG GCTAACAGGTCTCTGGACTTCCTCCAGTATAAATCCAGTTACCAGCCGTTCTTCATGATGGTTTCCACGCCGGCGCCACACTCCCCATGGACGGCGGCTCCTCAGTACAAGGACCGCTTCAACAACACCAAGGCTCCCAGAGACCCCAACTTTAACGTCCACGGGAAG GACAAACATTGGTTGATCCGTCAGGCTAAAACTCCCATGTCCAACTCCTCCGTCAAGTTCCTCGATGACGCCTTCAGGAAGcg ATGGAGAACTTTACTGTCAGTGGATGATCTGGTGGAGAAAATCGTGAAGAAGttggaggtcagaggtgaacTAGAGAACACCTACATCTTCTTTACCTCTGATAATGGCTACCATACAG GTCAGTTCTCTCTGCCGCTGGACAAACGGCAGCTCTATGAGTTCGACATCAGGGTTCCTCTCATGGTCAGAGGACCAAACATCAAACCCAACCAGACCAGCCAG ATGCCGGTGGCGAACGTCGACCTCGGCCCGACCATCCTGGACATCGCCGGCTACAACGTCAGCAAGACCCAAATGGACGGCATGTCCTTCCTGCCCATTATG caagggaagatgaacagcagcagctggagaacaGACATCCTGGTGGAGTATGAAGGCGAAGGAAGGAACGTTTCGGATCCGGCCTGCCCGCTGTTGGGACCGGGAGTGTCG gagTGCTTCCCAGACTGTGTGTGCGAGGACTCGTACAACAACACTTATGCCTGTGTGCGCACCGTCGCCCCCTCTGCCAACTTGCAGTACTGCGAGTTCGATGACAATGAG GTGTTTGTGGAAGTGTATAACATGACGGCAGACCCCTACCAGCTGAAAAATATCGCAAAAACCATTGAGCAGGAAGTGCTGGAAAAGATGAACCATCGGCTGATGATGCTGCAGTCGTGCTCTGGGCAGACATGTCGA
- the gnsa gene encoding N-acetylglucosamine-6-sulfatase isoform X1 produces the protein MEFNRYCLRSFLSCLLICVTLWSEQSYGLFGQTNRRPNIVLILTDDLDIAMGGLKPLTKTKKLIGDAGITFTNAFVASPLCCPSRASILTGKYPHNHHVINNTLEGNCSSSAWQKSQEPQTFPALLKSFGGYQTFFAGKYLNQYGHSDAGGLEHVPPGWSYWVALEKNSKYYNYALSVNGKTQKHGADYSRDYLTDVLANRSLDFLQYKSSYQPFFMMVSTPAPHSPWTAAPQYKDRFNNTKAPRDPNFNVHGKDKHWLIRQAKTPMSNSSVKFLDDAFRKRWRTLLSVDDLVEKIVKKLEVRGELENTYIFFTSDNGYHTGQFSLPLDKRQLYEFDIRVPLMVRGPNIKPNQTSQMPVANVDLGPTILDIAGYNVSKTQMDGMSFLPIMQQGKMNSSSWRTDILVEYEGEGRNVSDPACPLLGPGVSECFPDCVCEDSYNNTYACVRTVAPSANLQYCEFDDNEVFVEVYNMTADPYQLKNIAKTIEQEVLEKMNHRLMMLQSCSGQTCRTPGVYDRRFKFNPQQLFSSRSWRLSRLGQ, from the exons ATGGAGTTTAATCGCTACTGTTTGAGGAGCTTTTTGAGTTGTTTGCTAATCTGCGTCACTCTTTGGAGCGAGCAAAGCTACGGGTTGTTTGGACAAACCAACCGGAGACCAAACATCGTTTTAATCCTCACTGACGACCTGGACATCGCTATGGGCGGCTTG AAGCCGTTGACCAAGACTAAGAAACTAATTGGTGATGCTGGGATAACCTTCACAAACGCC TTTGTCGCCAGTCCTCTCTGCTGCCCGAGTCGAGCCAGCATCCTGACGGGGAAATACCCCCATAACCACCATGTCATCAACAACACGCTGGAGGGGAACTGCAGCAGCTCGGCCTGGCAGAAGAGCCAGGAGCCGCAGACTTTCCCCGCTTTGCTGAAGAGCTTCGGAGGATACCAAACCTTCTTCGCAGGGAAATACCTCAACCAG TATGGACATTCTGACGCTGGTGGATTGGAGCATGTTCCTCCAGGCTGGAGCTACTGGGTGGCACTG gagAAAAACTCTAAATACTACAACTACGCTCTGTCAGTGAATGGGAAGACTCAGAAACATGGAGCGGACTACAGCAGAGATTACCTGACCGATGTGCTG GCTAACAGGTCTCTGGACTTCCTCCAGTATAAATCCAGTTACCAGCCGTTCTTCATGATGGTTTCCACGCCGGCGCCACACTCCCCATGGACGGCGGCTCCTCAGTACAAGGACCGCTTCAACAACACCAAGGCTCCCAGAGACCCCAACTTTAACGTCCACGGGAAG GACAAACATTGGTTGATCCGTCAGGCTAAAACTCCCATGTCCAACTCCTCCGTCAAGTTCCTCGATGACGCCTTCAGGAAGcg ATGGAGAACTTTACTGTCAGTGGATGATCTGGTGGAGAAAATCGTGAAGAAGttggaggtcagaggtgaacTAGAGAACACCTACATCTTCTTTACCTCTGATAATGGCTACCATACAG GTCAGTTCTCTCTGCCGCTGGACAAACGGCAGCTCTATGAGTTCGACATCAGGGTTCCTCTCATGGTCAGAGGACCAAACATCAAACCCAACCAGACCAGCCAG ATGCCGGTGGCGAACGTCGACCTCGGCCCGACCATCCTGGACATCGCCGGCTACAACGTCAGCAAGACCCAAATGGACGGCATGTCCTTCCTGCCCATTATG cagcaagggaagatgaacagcagcagctggagaacaGACATCCTGGTGGAGTATGAAGGCGAAGGAAGGAACGTTTCGGATCCGGCCTGCCCGCTGTTGGGACCGGGAGTGTCG gagTGCTTCCCAGACTGTGTGTGCGAGGACTCGTACAACAACACTTATGCCTGTGTGCGCACCGTCGCCCCCTCTGCCAACTTGCAGTACTGCGAGTTCGATGACAATGAG GTGTTTGTGGAAGTGTATAACATGACGGCAGACCCCTACCAGCTGAAAAATATCGCAAAAACCATTGAGCAGGAAGTGCTGGAAAAGATGAACCATCGGCTGATGATGCTGCAGTCGTGCTCTGGGCAGACATGTCGA